One genomic region from Microcystis panniformis FACHB-1757 encodes:
- the urtE gene encoding urea ABC transporter ATP-binding subunit UrtE, translated as MLHISDLNVYYGESHILRDVDLNINAGEMVCLIGRNGVGKTTLLKTLMGILKPRAGTINYEQQNLINKTSDQRARLGLGYVPQGRDIIPRLTVKENLILGLEALPTKRKNATIPEEIFDLFPDLKTMLSRMGGDLSGGQQQQLAIARALVGEPKVLILDEPTEGIQPSIILEIEAAVRRIVASKGIAVLLVEQHLHFVRQADRYYAMQKGGIVASGFTSELSQEVIQRFLAV; from the coding sequence ATGTTACACATATCTGATCTCAATGTTTACTACGGAGAAAGTCATATTTTAAGAGATGTTGATCTTAACATTAATGCGGGAGAAATGGTCTGTTTAATCGGACGTAATGGCGTGGGTAAAACTACCCTATTAAAAACCTTGATGGGTATCTTAAAACCGCGAGCGGGAACAATTAATTATGAGCAACAAAACCTGATTAATAAAACCTCAGATCAAAGAGCCAGATTAGGACTGGGTTATGTGCCGCAGGGTAGGGATATTATTCCCCGTTTAACGGTAAAAGAGAATTTAATTCTCGGTTTGGAAGCTTTACCCACAAAAAGAAAAAATGCCACAATTCCCGAAGAAATCTTTGATTTATTTCCCGATTTAAAAACCATGTTATCGCGGATGGGAGGGGATTTAAGCGGGGGACAACAACAGCAATTAGCCATCGCTCGCGCCTTAGTGGGGGAACCAAAAGTATTGATTTTAGATGAACCCACGGAGGGAATTCAACCGTCAATTATTCTCGAAATTGAAGCAGCTGTGCGGCGTATTGTTGCCAGCAAAGGAATCGCCGTTTTATTAGTAGAACAACACCTGCATTTTGTCCGCCAAGCTGATCGATATTACGCCATGCAGAAAGGGGGAATTGTTGCTTCCGGTTTCACAAGCGAATTAAGTCAAGAAGTCATTCAGCGATTTTTGGCGGTTTAA